Proteins encoded in a region of the Mycolicibacterium duvalii genome:
- the murA gene encoding UDP-N-acetylglucosamine 1-carboxyvinyltransferase has protein sequence MSEHFVVTGGCRLSGEVAVGGAKNSVLKLMAAALLGEGTSTITNCPDILDVPLMAEVLRGLGATVELDGDTVRITSPDELKYDADFAAVRQFRASVCVLGPLVGRCKRAKVALPGGDAIGSRPLDMHQSGLRQLGARCNIEHGCVVAEADHLHGAEIQLEFPSVGATENILMAAVLADGVTTIHNAAREPDVVDLCTMLNQMGAHISGAGSSTLTITGVDRLYPTEHRVIGDRIVAATWGIAAAMTRGDISVTGVDPSHLQLVLHKLHDAGATVTQSDDGFRVVQYERPKAVNVATLPFPGFPTDLQPMAIGLAAVADGTSMITENVFEARFRFVEEMIRLGADARTDGHHAVVRGIPQLSSAPVWSSDIRAGAGLVLAGLVADGETEVHDVFHIDRGYPRFVENLVGLGAEIERVT, from the coding sequence GTGAGCGAGCATTTCGTGGTGACCGGCGGCTGTCGGTTATCGGGCGAAGTTGCTGTCGGTGGCGCCAAGAACAGTGTGCTGAAGCTGATGGCGGCCGCCCTGCTCGGGGAGGGCACCAGCACGATCACCAACTGTCCGGACATCCTCGACGTGCCGTTGATGGCCGAGGTGTTACGCGGGCTGGGAGCGACGGTCGAGCTCGACGGTGACACCGTGCGGATCACCTCGCCCGACGAGCTCAAATACGATGCCGACTTCGCGGCGGTGCGGCAGTTCCGGGCGTCGGTGTGCGTGCTCGGGCCGCTGGTGGGCCGATGCAAGCGGGCCAAGGTGGCACTTCCCGGCGGCGACGCGATCGGCTCGCGGCCGCTGGACATGCACCAGTCCGGGCTGCGTCAGCTCGGCGCGCGCTGCAACATCGAGCACGGTTGCGTGGTCGCCGAAGCCGACCATCTCCACGGCGCCGAGATCCAACTCGAGTTCCCGTCGGTCGGTGCCACCGAGAACATCCTCATGGCCGCGGTGCTCGCCGACGGCGTCACGACGATCCACAACGCGGCGCGGGAACCTGACGTCGTCGACCTGTGCACGATGCTCAACCAGATGGGGGCGCACATCTCCGGCGCCGGCTCGTCGACGTTGACGATCACCGGCGTCGACCGGCTCTATCCGACCGAGCACCGCGTGATCGGGGACCGCATCGTCGCGGCGACGTGGGGAATCGCCGCGGCGATGACCCGCGGTGACATCTCGGTCACCGGGGTCGACCCCTCGCACCTGCAGTTGGTGTTGCACAAACTCCACGACGCCGGAGCGACCGTCACCCAGAGCGACGACGGCTTCCGGGTCGTGCAGTACGAACGGCCGAAGGCGGTCAACGTTGCGACGCTGCCGTTCCCGGGCTTTCCCACGGACCTGCAGCCGATGGCGATCGGGCTGGCGGCGGTGGCGGACGGGACGTCGATGATCACCGAGAACGTCTTCGAGGCACGCTTCCGGTTCGTCGAGGAGATGATCCGCCTCGGCGCGGACGCCCGGACCGACGGCCATCACGCCGTGGTGCGCGGCATTCCGCAGTTGTCCAGTGCGCCGGTGTGGTCGTCGGACATCCGCGCCGGCGCCGGGCTGGTGTTGGCCGGCCTGGTCGCCGACGGCGAGACCGAGGTGCACGACGTGTTCCACATCGACCGCGGGTACCCCCGCTTCGTCGAAAATCTGGTCGGTTTGGGTGCGGAGATCGAGCGCGTCACGTAG